From the Papaver somniferum cultivar HN1 chromosome 2, ASM357369v1, whole genome shotgun sequence genome, the window TATTTCATGAGTTTCTATATTTCAACTCATCACGCGGTTTGCAAACGTTCGAAAGAGGAAACGCACAACCAGGAAATAAAAAATGAACAACAAAGGGGAAAGAAAGAGAGGGTTTCGCTGTTTTATATGCTTCATTACTACTGCCGAACTGAATTCTTTGAGATCCAACATAAGAGAAACGCGCAACTATTGGGTAATATTAAGTTATTATTAACAACTCAAAATGGACATAGAAAACATTGATGCTTTCATTACATATATTATTAATCATACAGTAGCGAACGCTTGCGAAAGCATGTtttacatatataaactaagacAGACTCCAACATAACAATAAATAGAGAACATTACAAATCgaccaacagtcctccaccaaCAAACTCTAATCACCAATCTCATACTAACAAACAACTAATCTTATTGTCTTTTCATCAttatctttttattattattacattCTCCTATCTTATGATCTCACGTAGTCATCGTCTAAAAGATTGATCAGAATACAGGACCCGCAGCAAGGATCTCTTCTGTAAGCTTGTTGTCTTTACCAATCTTGTAGTTTGCAAATACATCAAAGTTCTTCCTGAATAGTCCACCAAGCTTCAACAAGGTCTCCTTGTAGGCAGCTTTATCTGACCACTGAATTCGCAACAGAACAATCAAAAAGGTGCACATTGTTAATTTCATGTAAACCATTCAAGAGTCTGAAAGAGAAGAGGTAAAACTGCTCTTACAGTGTTCACTGGGTCCAAGATTTCTGATGGAACTCCATCGACTTCAGTAGGAATCTCGAGTCCAAATACTTCGGTCTTCTTGAACTTTGCATTCAGGAGACCGCCAGAATGGATTGCGTCAATGATCTTTCGGGTGTAGGGCAACCTAATGCGGTTACCTGAACCATAGCTGCAAAAGAAGGAATGATGTTTTAAGATATCACGGTGGTGAACAAAACCACATATATAATCTACCAACGGGTGTTCATGCATAGGGTAGGATAGGATGATTTCTAACATCCCAGGGCTTTAGAATTCTACTGAACACAAATCTGACTTATGACCTACCTTCCACCAGACCATCCAGTGTTGACGAGCCACCCCGTAGCACCGTGCTTCTGCATCTTCTCAGCAAGCATAGCAGCATATTTGGTAGGATGCAACATAATGAATGCTGCTCCAAAACAGGCCGAGAATGTTGCCTGTGGTTCCTTGATTCCTTCCTCTGTTCCAGCAACCTGTTTCGAAATTGTTAAAATCAGATACCTAGTAAGTAGAGAGATTTCCCAATAGCATTACAGGAAAGTAAGTGGTAGAGTCGTATAAATGTGTACCAGAGCAGTGTATCCACTAATAAAGTGATACATGGTTTGCGCCAGGTTCAGTTTGCTCACTGGTGGGAGCACACCAAAAGCATCACATGCCAAAAGAATGACATTCTTAGGGTGTGGACCGACACATGGTATCTTCGCGTTGGGGATGTATTCAATGGGGTACGCAGCACGAGTATTCTCTGAAAGAAACAAATAGATTGGATAGAGGATGTTATAGCGCCATTATAGGATGTAAACTAAATTGTGTACGCTTCAGATTCATACTATTTACCTGTCACAGATTTGTCTGTATAGTCCACCTCTCGGCTGTGCTCATCAAATACAATATTTTCCAACACTGTCAAAAACCCACAAGATATTGTTAATAAGTACTACTAACAAAGATCACAAAACCATGATACGTATCAAAACGGAAGTTGTTAATGAATGACTGTAAAAGAGGAGTACCTGCTCCAAACTTGATAGCGTTGAAGATATCGGGTTCTTTTTCTCCCGAGAGATCAATGCACTTGGCATAGCATCCACCTTCAATGTTTGAAACACCATTCTCACTCCAACAGTGCTCATCGTCTCCAATTAAATACCTATTGTGGTCGGTAGACAAAGTTGTCTTTCCAGTACCTACAAATGGGATAAACAAATTAAGGATTAATTAACAACAATGCTAAAAATGGGAATAGCGATAAGAATACTTACGCAGAGAGCAATCAAAGGGAAATTGATGGCTCAATGTCACGTTGATCAATTGTTAATACTGTACCTGATAAACCAAAGAAGAGGGCGACATCGCCATCTTTTCCCATATTGCAACCAGAGTGCAGGGAGAGAATTTGGCGCTTGGGCATGAGGTAATGCATAACGCTGAAAAGACCCTTCTTCATTTCCCCGGCATACTGGGTACCGAGGATAACCATTTCCCTCCTATCAAGATTAAGATCTATACTAGTGGAGGAAGTCATGTAATGTGTATAACGATTACATGGAAACTGACCAGCATTGTAAATAGTGAAGTCTGGAGTACCGAAATCCTCCAGCTCTTCAGGTGTGGGTCGAATACACCTGCCAACCCACACAGTTATCATTTGTATACTAAACCTAGTCATGCATACGAATGTAAATTTTGCTTCTGCTTCCATAGCTAAAGATTACTCGTCAATTTTGACTTACATGTTGTGCATAAACAAGGAGTGATAAGCTCTAGCTGATACAATACGGactttgattttgttttcagGATCCCAGTTCAAGAATTGATCATTCACAAACACCTGAAGTCCCATAAACAAACACCTTagaaattaaatcaaaaatcgATTATATAGTACAACACCAAGATAACTAGGTCACATGATCAAACTCAAAGTCCCATAAACTGCTGCAATGAGTGGAAATAGTAAATTAGAACTGGACGTATATCCGTGATCTTCTGAAACTTCGATACTAACTGATAAAGCTGCCGCAAAAGGTCAGCTTAATTAGAAATGGAGCATAACCAGACTGACTGGGTAAGATTTTGCACACAAAACAAGGTTTCGAAAATCAAAGCAGCTGACACCATTTTATCAAAGCAGCTTACACAATAGTAATACTACTACTGCTGTTACTATCTCTAGTGTTAACGTGTGATTTCCTGTAACAAACTTGTTGTCATGACTCATTAGTTCAACTCTTTGGCATTTATTTCTTCAACCATTTTATCtagatttttctggtttcctACTCATTGAATTCTTGGGATGGAGGAATTTTGTCATAACTAAAGAAATTTATGGGTCACCATATTCGGTCTATTATCTTTAGAACAGGACAAATAATGGGAGTGTGGTCAATCAACTGATTGAGGGTAGTATTGTCCCTATATTCAGAAAAAGCCAAGAAAGATACCATCATAGACGGTAGACACCACAatagtaaataaataaataaaactgcTAATAAGACAGAGCTGAGAAACTGCTACGCGTTCTGTTCATTATTTCATGGAAAACCCCAATATAGAAAGCGTGTGATGTGTACTAAGTAACGcaatccatttttattttttttactatataCCTTATCCAGTGAGTTCAAGTAATCCACCGCTCTTTCTCTGTTAACCAAGAAGGTGTGTTCATCCATTTCAATGTTTGGTGAGCCCCTGTAAACAAACAACAAACAGATTGAAGTTTCATTTTTACAATTAATTAGGGAGGAAATAGAGATATAGGAAGTAGGAGTAGTACTTACTTCCCCCACCAGAGCTCATCCTCAGTTGTTTCATCTCTAACAACTCTTTTATCTCTTGGAGATCTACCAGTTTTTGCACCTGATAGAGTTGCTAATGCTCCACTTGATGTTATGAACGATCCATGTTCATACTTAATCGCCTGCTCATACAGCTCTGATGATTGACAaacagaacataattaacatattatacaaaaagcaaaagaaagatTTACCACATCCCCTGATCGTTAATGGTGATGGGTACGTACCTGCAGGTGAGAGATTGTATAGGATATGGGTGAACTTGAGAGCACTGTCGCTGATGCTGAGAGTGGGTGTGATATGGTGATGATGATGTGAGACATGTGAAGCCTTTGGGGGTTCAGCTGCTCCTTTCTTTGCTGGATCTCCTTTCACCACTTTCGGTCCAGTCTCCCTTGTTAGTGATGCTAAAGAAGCACTGAACACGTACAAGAAACACTTATTAGGTTTTGAATTATGAATTTTGATTATTATTACTAAGCATGTGCATGTTTTATACCTTATGGATTGAAGTTGTTGAATACTGCGATCTTCTTCAGCAAACAAAGCTCCTTGAGAACCTTTGGTAGGAGTAGTAGGAGCAGATTTTTTCTTCTGAAAGGAATGAAGTTCATTTAGAGTCTGAGCTTTCACGGGAGCTGAGGTATCATCATGACATATTCCATTTGGTTTCTTTTCATGTGTTTGTATCTTTGCTAATCCATTTCTTGCAAGAACTCCATTTCCATTAGCAGTACCAACAAAACTGAATTCTGCACCGTTACAGTTTCCTGCCATTTTCTCTGCACATGAAAGATTCGGGTTATAACACGAATTCTTTTGAATCCGAAAAT encodes:
- the LOC113350563 gene encoding phosphoenolpyruvate carboxykinase (ATP)-like produces the protein MAGNCNGAEFSFVGTANGNGVLARNGLAKIQTHEKKPNGICHDDTSAPVKAQTLNELHSFQKKKSAPTTPTKGSQGALFAEEDRSIQQLQSISASLASLTRETGPKVVKGDPAKKGAAEPPKASHVSHHHHHITPTLSISDSALKFTHILYNLSPAELYEQAIKYEHGSFITSSGALATLSGAKTGRSPRDKRVVRDETTEDELWWGKGSPNIEMDEHTFLVNRERAVDYLNSLDKVFVNDQFLNWDPENKIKVRIVSARAYHSLFMHNMCIRPTPEELEDFGTPDFTIYNAGQFPCNRYTHYMTSSTSIDLNLDRREMVILGTQYAGEMKKGLFSVMHYLMPKRQILSLHSGCNMGKDGDVALFFGLSGTGKTTLSTDHNRYLIGDDEHCWSENGVSNIEGGCYAKCIDLSGEKEPDIFNAIKFGAVLENIVFDEHSREVDYTDKSVTENTRAAYPIEYIPNAKIPCVGPHPKNVILLACDAFGVLPPVSKLNLAQTMYHFISGYTALVAGTEEGIKEPQATFSACFGAAFIMLHPTKYAAMLAEKMQKHGATGWLVNTGWSGGSYGSGNRIRLPYTRKIIDAIHSGGLLNAKFKKTEVFGLEIPTEVDGVPSEILDPVNTWSDKAAYKETLLKLGGLFRKNFDVFANYKIGKDNKLTEEILAAGPVF